TATGAAGCCATCAGGTCGGATATGTCACAAATACTATATAGAGAAGAAGATCTGCGCCGGATAATCGCGGAACTGGCGGCGGCGATTGCCGCCGAGTCATCGGGTCGTAAACTGTTACTCCTGGGTCTGCTCAAGGGCTGCCAGCCCTTTCTCGGTGATCTGTGCCGAGCGTTGAGCGCCTATCAGCTGCCCCTGGCGATTGATTATCTGCGGATCAGCAGTTATGTCGGGACCGCCAGCAGCGGCCGGGTCAAGATCGGAGACTTGGTGCCGGCTGATTCCTGGCAGGATTATGATGTGATCGTGGTCGATGATATTTTTGATACCGGTTTGACTCTGGTCGAAGTCGTCAGGCACCTGAGGGACCGGGGGGCGGCGAATGTCAAGA
Above is a window of Pseudomonadota bacterium DNA encoding:
- a CDS encoding hypoxanthine phosphoribosyltransferase; translation: MSQILYREEDLRRIIAELAAAIAAESSGRKLLLLGLLKGCQPFLGDLCRALSAYQLPLAIDYLRISSYVGTASSGRVKIGDLVPADSWQDYDVIVVDDIFDTGLTLVEVVRHLRDRGAANVKTCVLLCKEGCSRVALKPDYCGAVVPNAFIVGYGLDYNEQYRELPYIRVLGAGDEG